ACGTGCGCTTCCCGGTGCAGTACGTCATCCGGCCCCAGAACGGCCAGGGCGACTACCGCGCCTTCGCCGGCCAGGTCATCAGCGGCGTCCTGCGCCCCGGCGACGACGTCATCGTGCTCCCCAGCGGCCTGCCCACCAAGATCAAGGCGATCGACACCGCCAAGGGAGAGCTCTCCGAGGCCTTCTCCCCCATGTCCGTGACCGTCCGGCTGGAGGACGAGGTCGACGTGTCGCGCGGCGACATGATCGTGCGCCCGAACAACATGCCCACGGTCACGCAGGATCTCGACGCGATGATCTGCTGGATGGACGCCGAGCCGATGCGCGTCGGGAGCAAGTACGCGATCAAGCACACGACGCGGTCGGCACGGGCGCTCGTCAAGGAGATCCGGTACGAGCTCGACGTCAACACCCTGCACCGGCACCAGTCGCCGTCCGACCTGCCGCTCAACGCGATCGGCCGGGTCATCCTGCGCACGACGCAGCCGCTCATGGTCGATCCCTACCAGCGCAACCGGCAGGGCGGCGCGTTCATCCTGATCGACGAGGCCACCAACCGGACGGTCGGCGCCGGCACCATCACCGAGCACTGAGCCCGGGAGCGTCGGCTCAGCCGAAGCTCCCGGCCTCGCTGCGCTCGATGTACCCGCGCAGCCGGGTGCTGGAGGTGTGGAGCGTGTACGGGAAGTACACGACCCGGGCACCCACGTCCCGCATGGCCTGCTCGAGCCGCTCGCCCTTGGGCGACCCGCGCCAGTCGTCGCCCTTGAAGATGGCGTCGAAGCTGCGGTCGCGCCAGGCCAGGCGCTTGTCCTCGCTGTGATCGACGATCACCTCGTCGACGAAGCGCAACGACGCGACGATCTCGAGGCGCTCGGCCAACGGCACGACCGGCTCGCGTCCCTTGAGACCCAGGACGTACTCGTCACTGGCCACGCCCACGACCAGGGTGTTGCAGTGCTCGCGGGATCGGCGCAGCAGGTTGAGATGACCGATGTGGAACATGTCGAACACGCCGCTGGCGTATCCGACCTCGACGGTCTCGACGGTGCTCACCAGGCGCCCTTGCGGTTCAGGACCACACCGATGGTCTTGACCAGGATCGAGAAGTCCATCCGCAGGTTCCAGTTGTTGACGTACATCAGGTCGAGCCGGATGGACTCGTCCCACGACAGCGTCGAGCGACCGCTGACCTGCCACAGGCCGGTCATGCCGGGCTTGACGTGCAGGCGACGCCAGACCCACTGGCTGTACTGCGAGGTCTCACTCTCGAGCGCGGGCCGCGGACCGACCAGGGCCATGTCGCCCAGCAGCACGTTGAACAGCTGGGGCAGCTCGTCCAGGGACGTCTGGCGCAGCAGTCGGCCGATCCGGGTGACGCGGGGATCCTGCGTCATCTTGAACAGGGGCCCGGCACCGTCGTTGAGCTCGCGGAGCTCCTCGACGCGCTGGTCGGCGTCGAGGACCATGGTGCGGAACTTGAAGATGGTGAACGGCACGCCGTCCTTGCCCGTGCGCTCCTGGCGGTAGATCACCGGCCCGGGCGAGTCGAGCCGGATGGCCAGCGCGATGAGCGCCATCAGCGGGGCACCGAGCACGACCGCCAGCAGGGCGACGGACCGATCGAAGAAGGCCTTGGTCGCCTGACCGACGAGGTGACTGTTCGGCGGGTCGAGCGCGAGCGCCAGCTGGTCGCCGACCTTCGTGGGCCGGACGAACTCGACGTAGTCGTTCATGTCGGTCAGGACCAGGCACTC
Above is a window of Aeromicrobium senzhongii DNA encoding:
- a CDS encoding adenylyltransferase/cytidyltransferase family protein, translating into MSTVETVEVGYASGVFDMFHIGHLNLLRRSREHCNTLVVGVASDEYVLGLKGREPVVPLAERLEIVASLRFVDEVIVDHSEDKRLAWRDRSFDAIFKGDDWRGSPKGERLEQAMRDVGARVVYFPYTLHTSSTRLRGYIERSEAGSFG